Part of the Rhizobium sp. WYJ-E13 genome is shown below.
TTCCGGCGGCGAGCATCGCGAGCATGGCATCATAGCGCCAGGCCTGCATGCCGTGGCTGCCATAGATTTCCAGCTCGTGGCCGATCACCTGCGCCATCGGGATCTGCGGCGTCGAATGCTCGCCCAGCATCAGCCCCACCTGCACATGCCGGCCGCGCCGGCGCAGGTTCTTGATCGAATTGAAGCAGGTGACGGGATGGCCGAGCGCATCGATCGAGACATGCGCGCCGCCCTTGGTGATCTCACGCACGGCTTCCGCCACATCGACAACCGAGGAGGCATTGATCGTGGCCACCGCTCCGCATTCACGCGCAAAGGCAAGCTTCTCCTCGGAAATATCGACGGCGATCGCATTGGCTCCAAGCGCGCTGGCGATCATGATCGCCGAAAGCCCCACTCCACCGCAGCCATGCACCGCGATCCATTCACCGGGGCCGGTGCGCGCCTGGTCGGCAACCGCACGAAAAGAGGTGGCGAAGCGGCAGCCGAGGCTTGCCGCCGTCGCATCGTCCACGCTCTCGGGCAGATGAACCAGATTGGTATCGGCATAATCAATGCCGACATATTCGGCAAACGAGCCCCAATGGGTGAAGCCCGGCTGGAACTGGTTGGGGCAAACCTGCTGGTTACCGGAATGGCACTCGGCGCAATGGCCGCAGCCGGACACGAAAGGCACGGTCACGCGGTCGCCAACTTTGAAACGCACCACGCCCTTGCCCGTCGCGACGATCTTGCCGGCAAGCTCGTGCCCCGGGACGTGCGGCAGGCGGATATCCGGGTCATGTCCCATCCAGCCATGCCAGTCGCTGCGGCAAAGCCCGGTTGCGCCGATCTTGATAACCACGCCGTCTTCCGAAGGCGTCGGGTCCGGCACGGTGCGGATCTCAGGCGCCTGTTCGAAGGCTTCGTAATACATGGCTTTCATCTGTTCTCTCCTGAGCCGGCATGCGTGTCTTCTTCCATGATGGCATGCTGCGGTGGCATCCATCCAGTCGGCTTTCGATCATTT
Proteins encoded:
- a CDS encoding zinc-dependent alcohol dehydrogenase family protein — encoded protein: MKAMYYEAFEQAPEIRTVPDPTPSEDGVVIKIGATGLCRSDWHGWMGHDPDIRLPHVPGHELAGKIVATGKGVVRFKVGDRVTVPFVSGCGHCAECHSGNQQVCPNQFQPGFTHWGSFAEYVGIDYADTNLVHLPESVDDATAASLGCRFATSFRAVADQARTGPGEWIAVHGCGGVGLSAIMIASALGANAIAVDISEEKLAFARECGAVATINASSVVDVAEAVREITKGGAHVSIDALGHPVTCFNSIKNLRRRGRHVQVGLMLGEHSTPQIPMAQVIGHELEIYGSHGMQAWRYDAMLAMLAAGKIAPQKLIGRCISLAEAVPALMTLDKAEGTGISVITQF